In Sphingomonas sp. SORGH_AS_0950, the following are encoded in one genomic region:
- a CDS encoding phosphoenolpyruvate carboxykinase: MNERIPEIGLQAQGIETRATLHWNLVTARLIETAVARGEGKLSADGPLVVETGEHTGRSAQDKFMVRDDETRDTVWWGKTNKPMSPDDFAALKADFFAALGQKEDLFVQDLYGGSQPEHRVRVRVVTELAWHNLFIRTMLVRPEEHELRKFVADYTIIDLPSFRADPARHGCRSSTVIAVNMTEKLILIGGTRYAGEMKKSVFGLLNYLLPTTGVMPMHCSANMGADGSTAVFFGLSGTGKTTLSADASRTLIGDDEHGWSDTAVFNFEGGCYAKMIRLSPEAEPEIFATTKRFGTVLENVVMDPVTRQLDLNDNSLAENSRGAYPIDFIPNASKDNMGGVPRNIVMLTADAYGILPPIAKLTPEQAMYHFLSGYTARVAGTEIGVTEPDATFSTCFGAPFMPRHPSVYGNLLKERIAKGGVDCWLVNTGWTGGKYGVGHRMPIKATRALLNAALDGSLNQAEFRTDPNFGFQVPVAVPGVDPAILNPRNTWADKAAYDATAAKLVDLFNENFGQFADHVDEGVRAAAPKVTVAA; encoded by the coding sequence ATGAACGAACGGATTCCGGAGATCGGATTGCAGGCGCAGGGGATCGAAACCCGCGCGACGCTGCATTGGAACCTGGTGACGGCGCGGCTGATCGAAACGGCGGTCGCGCGGGGCGAGGGCAAGCTGTCCGCCGACGGCCCGCTGGTGGTCGAGACCGGCGAGCATACCGGCCGCTCGGCGCAGGACAAGTTCATGGTCCGCGACGACGAGACCCGCGACACCGTCTGGTGGGGCAAGACCAACAAGCCGATGAGCCCCGACGATTTCGCCGCGCTCAAGGCCGATTTCTTCGCCGCGCTGGGGCAGAAGGAAGATCTGTTCGTCCAGGACCTATATGGCGGATCGCAGCCCGAGCACCGGGTCCGCGTGCGTGTCGTGACCGAGCTGGCCTGGCACAATCTGTTCATCCGCACCATGCTGGTCCGCCCCGAAGAGCATGAGCTGCGCAAGTTCGTCGCCGACTATACGATCATCGACCTGCCCAGCTTCCGCGCCGATCCCGCGCGCCATGGCTGCCGCTCCTCGACCGTCATCGCGGTCAACATGACCGAGAAGCTGATCCTGATCGGCGGCACGCGCTATGCGGGCGAGATGAAGAAGTCGGTCTTCGGCCTCCTCAACTATCTGCTGCCGACGACCGGCGTCATGCCGATGCATTGTTCGGCCAATATGGGCGCGGACGGATCGACGGCGGTGTTCTTCGGCCTGTCGGGCACCGGCAAGACGACGCTATCGGCGGATGCCAGCCGTACGCTGATCGGCGATGACGAGCATGGCTGGTCCGACACGGCGGTCTTCAATTTCGAGGGCGGCTGCTATGCCAAGATGATCCGCCTCTCGCCCGAGGCCGAGCCCGAAATCTTCGCCACGACCAAGCGGTTCGGGACGGTGCTAGAGAATGTCGTGATGGACCCGGTCACGCGCCAGCTCGACCTGAACGATAACAGCCTGGCGGAGAACAGCCGGGGGGCATACCCGATCGATTTCATCCCCAATGCGTCGAAGGACAATATGGGGGGCGTACCGCGCAATATCGTGATGCTGACGGCGGACGCCTATGGCATCCTGCCGCCGATCGCCAAGCTGACGCCCGAACAGGCCATGTATCACTTCCTGTCGGGCTATACCGCGCGCGTCGCGGGGACCGAGATCGGCGTGACCGAGCCCGATGCGACCTTCTCGACCTGTTTCGGCGCGCCCTTCATGCCGCGTCATCCCTCGGTCTATGGCAATCTGCTCAAGGAGCGGATCGCCAAGGGGGGCGTGGATTGCTGGCTGGTCAATACCGGCTGGACCGGCGGCAAATATGGCGTCGGCCACCGCATGCCGATCAAGGCGACCCGCGCGCTGCTCAACGCCGCGCTCGACGGCAGTCTCAACCAGGCCGAGTTCCGGACCGATCCCAATTTCGGCTTCCAGGTGCCGGTCGCGGTGCCCGGCGTCGATCCGGCGATTCTGAACCCGCGCAATACCTGGGCGGACAAGGCGGCCTATGACGCGACGGCGGCCAAGCTGGTCGATCTGTTCAACGAGAATTTCGGCCAGTTCGCGGACCATGTCGACGAAGGCGTCCGCGCGGCGGCGCCCAAGGTGACGGTGGCGGCGTAG
- a CDS encoding response regulator transcription factor, with protein MTATIALVDDDRNILTSVSIALQAEGFLTRIYADGEAALKALIDNPPDLAIFDIKMPRMDGLELLRRLREKSQIPVIFLTSKDDELDEALGLAMGADDYIAKPFSQRLLIARIRAILRRSEASGQVQGTTAAEVQGPLTRGALAMDPARHKVTWKDEPVTLTVTEFLILETLAQRPGIVRTRNQLMDAAYQDDIYVDDRTIDSHIKRLRRKFRQVDPDFDAIETLYGAGYRFSEE; from the coding sequence ATGACCGCTACGATCGCGCTGGTCGACGACGACCGGAACATCCTGACCTCGGTGTCGATCGCGCTTCAGGCGGAGGGTTTCCTCACGCGCATCTATGCCGATGGCGAGGCCGCGCTGAAGGCGCTGATCGACAATCCGCCCGACCTGGCCATCTTCGACATCAAGATGCCGCGCATGGACGGGCTGGAGCTGCTGCGCCGCCTGCGTGAGAAGAGCCAGATCCCGGTGATCTTCCTGACCAGCAAGGATGACGAGCTGGACGAGGCGCTGGGGCTGGCGATGGGGGCGGACGATTATATCGCCAAGCCCTTTTCCCAGCGGCTGCTGATCGCGCGCATCCGTGCGATCCTGCGCCGGTCGGAGGCGTCCGGGCAGGTGCAGGGCACGACCGCCGCCGAGGTGCAGGGCCCGCTGACGCGCGGGGCGCTGGCGATGGACCCGGCGCGGCACAAGGTGACGTGGAAGGACGAGCCGGTCACCCTGACCGTGACCGAATTCCTGATCCTGGAGACGCTGGCCCAGCGGCCCGGCATCGTGCGCACCCGCAACCAGTTGATGGATGCGGCCTATCAGGACGACATCTATGTCGACGACCGCACGATCGACAGCCATATCAAACGCCTGCGCCGCAAGTTCCGCCAGGTGGACCCCGATTTCGACGCCATAGAGACGCTTTATGGCGCCGGTTACCGATTCTCCGAGGAGTGA
- a CDS encoding stimulus-sensing domain-containing protein, giving the protein MAPVTDSPRSEAPDLALRWSGQISLTQRILALNIFALLLLAGGFFYLDSYRTRLLDNRVAQALREVRLVGEALSSVRPGERDALMMRIAKDTGGRLRLYDPQGRMTADSRDLGVRNFVLRDPDKQDWGQAIARFLDAGIDTVVGAARPPLYRERRGGAEWPDVVAARQARVSGSVWRAPDRTPVITAAAPLPGGGAIMTTENARFITETVRIERFRLSVLLALVALISVLLSLFLARTIVRPLRRLARAAVRVRLGRAREVVVPRLPDRRDELGMLARALSDMSLALRARIDATEAFAADVTHELKNPLASLRSAVDSLEMVRDPALQAQLLAIVRDDVRRLDRLITDISDASRLDAQLSRAKFDPVDLHALIGRLIEQREARGVERGIRLRFDSPDPRPAIVMGEGARLERVFENLVANALSFSPDQGVVAISLAHDHNDLIIRVEDEGPGVPEEAREAIFRRFHSIRPAAEDFGRHSGLGLAIARTIVDAHQGRIHVESREDRMSGARFVVRLPLAPMS; this is encoded by the coding sequence ATGGCGCCGGTTACCGATTCTCCGAGGAGTGAAGCCCCCGACCTGGCCCTGCGCTGGTCGGGCCAGATCTCGCTGACCCAGCGGATCCTGGCGCTCAACATCTTTGCGCTGCTGCTGTTGGCGGGCGGGTTCTTCTATCTCGATTCCTATCGCACCCGGCTACTCGACAACCGGGTGGCGCAGGCGTTGCGCGAGGTGCGGCTGGTCGGCGAGGCGCTCAGCTCGGTCCGGCCGGGCGAGCGCGATGCGCTGATGATGCGGATCGCCAAAGACACTGGCGGGCGGTTGCGGCTCTACGATCCGCAGGGGCGGATGACCGCCGACAGCCGCGACCTGGGCGTGCGCAACTTCGTCCTGCGCGATCCCGACAAGCAGGATTGGGGGCAGGCGATCGCGCGCTTCCTCGACGCCGGGATCGACACCGTCGTCGGCGCCGCAAGGCCGCCCCTTTATCGCGAGCGGCGCGGCGGCGCGGAATGGCCCGATGTCGTGGCGGCGCGGCAGGCGCGCGTGTCGGGCTCGGTCTGGCGCGCGCCCGACCGTACCCCCGTCATCACCGCCGCCGCCCCGCTACCCGGCGGCGGCGCGATCATGACGACCGAGAATGCCCGCTTCATCACCGAAACCGTCCGGATCGAGCGGTTCCGGCTGAGCGTCCTGCTGGCGCTCGTCGCGCTGATCTCGGTCCTGCTTTCGCTGTTCCTGGCGCGCACCATCGTCCGTCCGCTCCGGCGGCTGGCGCGCGCGGCGGTGCGCGTCCGGCTGGGCCGCGCGCGCGAAGTGGTGGTGCCGCGCCTGCCCGATCGTCGCGACGAACTGGGGATGCTGGCCCGCGCGCTGTCGGACATGAGCCTGGCGCTGCGCGCGCGGATCGACGCGACCGAAGCCTTCGCCGCCGATGTCACCCACGAATTGAAGAACCCCCTCGCCTCGCTCCGCTCTGCGGTCGACAGCCTGGAGATGGTCCGTGACCCCGCGCTCCAGGCGCAGCTGCTGGCAATCGTCCGCGACGATGTCCGGCGGCTCGACCGGCTGATCACCGACATTTCCGACGCCTCGCGGTTGGACGCACAATTGAGCCGCGCGAAGTTCGATCCGGTCGATCTCCACGCGCTGATCGGCAGGCTGATCGAACAGCGCGAGGCGCGCGGGGTGGAGCGCGGCATCCGCCTGCGCTTCGACTCGCCCGACCCGCGCCCGGCGATCGTCATGGGCGAAGGCGCGCGGCTGGAACGGGTGTTCGAGAATCTGGTCGCCAATGCCTTGTCCTTCTCGCCCGATCAGGGGGTGGTAGCGATCAGCCTGGCGCACGACCATAATGACCTGATCATCCGCGTCGAGGACGAGGGCCCCGGCGTCCCCGAGGAGGCGCGCGAGGCAATCTTCCGCCGCTTCCACTCGATCCGCCCCGCCGCCGAGGATTTCGGCCGTCATTCGGGCCTGGGCCTCGCCATTGCGCGCACCATCGTCGACGCGCATCAGGGGCGCATCCATGTCGAATCGCGGGAGGACCGAATGAGCGGCGCGCGTTTCGTCGTCCGACTGCCGCTGGCGCCCATGTCATGA
- a CDS encoding HPr kinase/phosphorylase — protein MTLADDRVELIHATCVVVKGMGVLLRGPSGAGKSDLALRLIDRGATLIGDDYVQARGMNGQLQVRVPETIAGLIEVRGVGLCPMPHQPEAIVGLVIDLGDEDRMPEWARSPIAGVSLPVFRLDPRPASAPIKVELLVTHIKERL, from the coding sequence ATGACCCTGGCCGATGATCGCGTCGAGCTGATCCACGCGACCTGTGTCGTCGTGAAGGGCATGGGCGTGCTGCTGCGCGGGCCGTCGGGCGCGGGCAAGTCCGACCTGGCGCTGCGACTGATCGATCGCGGCGCGACGCTGATCGGTGACGATTACGTCCAGGCCCGCGGCATGAACGGCCAGTTGCAGGTCCGCGTGCCCGAGACGATCGCCGGTCTGATCGAGGTCAGGGGCGTCGGCCTGTGCCCCATGCCCCATCAGCCCGAGGCAATAGTCGGGCTGGTCATCGATCTGGGCGATGAGGACCGCATGCCCGAATGGGCCCGGAGCCCGATCGCGGGCGTTTCCCTGCCTGTGTTTCGCCTCGATCCCCGCCCCGCCTCGGCACCGATCAAGGTCGAGCTTCTCGTTACGCACATCAAGGAGCGCTTGTGA
- the rapZ gene encoding RNase adapter RapZ, with protein sequence MDRKRILLVTGMSGAGTSTTLKTLEDLGWEVVDNLPLFLLDSLLEAPPPAGMEGKKRPLAISLGVRTRDFDPHKISQRVARLNESPSIAVETLFLNCGGAELKRRYAETRHRHPLAMDRAADDGIAHERALLAPLRDMADRLLDTTNMTSNDLGQWLRANYAVEGLSEPVMTVMSFGFSKGLPRNADLVFDMRFLRNPHWSAELRPGTGLDQPVIDYIRHDPAYEASLGQIEGLLDTLVPRYIASGKSYITVAIGCTGGRHRSVHVAERIAGRLRKSGFSPTVVHRDLRAVPKDSLEAGPAKK encoded by the coding sequence ATGGACCGCAAACGCATTCTGCTGGTCACCGGCATGTCCGGTGCGGGCACGTCGACCACGCTGAAAACGCTGGAGGATCTGGGCTGGGAGGTGGTGGACAACCTCCCCCTCTTCCTGCTCGACAGTCTGCTGGAGGCGCCGCCCCCCGCCGGCATGGAAGGCAAGAAGCGCCCGCTCGCCATCAGCCTGGGGGTCCGGACGCGCGATTTCGATCCGCACAAGATCTCCCAGCGCGTCGCGCGCCTGAACGAAAGCCCCAGCATCGCGGTCGAGACGCTGTTCCTGAACTGTGGCGGGGCCGAGCTGAAGCGCCGCTATGCCGAGACCCGGCATCGCCATCCGCTGGCCATGGACCGGGCGGCCGATGACGGCATCGCGCACGAACGCGCCCTGCTCGCGCCGTTGCGCGACATGGCCGACCGCCTGCTCGACACGACCAACATGACCAGCAACGACCTGGGCCAGTGGCTGCGCGCCAATTATGCGGTCGAGGGGCTGAGCGAGCCGGTGATGACCGTCATGTCCTTCGGCTTTTCCAAGGGGTTGCCGCGCAACGCCGATCTCGTCTTCGACATGCGCTTCCTGCGCAATCCGCACTGGTCGGCCGAGCTTCGTCCGGGCACCGGGCTGGACCAGCCGGTGATCGACTATATCCGCCACGACCCCGCCTATGAGGCATCGCTCGGCCAGATCGAGGGGCTGCTCGACACGCTGGTGCCGCGTTACATCGCCAGCGGCAAATCCTATATCACCGTCGCGATCGGTTGTACCGGCGGGCGGCATCGGTCGGTTCATGTCGCCGAGCGGATCGCGGGACGGTTGCGCAAAAGCGGTTTTTCGCCCACGGTGGTGCATCGTGATTTGCGTGCCGTGCCGAAAGACTCTCTGGAAGCCGGGCCGGCCAAGAAATGA
- a CDS encoding PTS sugar transporter subunit IIA → MIGLVLVTHGRLADEFVTAMVHVVGPQERIATIAIGPEDDMEERRADIAAAIATVDAGRGVIVLTDLFGGTPSNLAISLMERGRVEVIAGMNLPMLIRLGSARKAMQVVDAVAAAREAGRKYISVASEVLGEAAA, encoded by the coding sequence ATGATCGGTCTGGTTCTGGTGACGCACGGGCGGCTCGCCGATGAGTTCGTGACCGCGATGGTGCATGTGGTCGGCCCCCAGGAGCGGATCGCGACCATCGCGATCGGCCCCGAGGACGATATGGAGGAGCGCCGCGCGGACATCGCCGCGGCGATCGCCACCGTCGATGCCGGGCGCGGCGTGATCGTGCTGACCGACCTGTTCGGCGGCACCCCCTCCAACCTCGCCATCTCGCTGATGGAGCGCGGCCGGGTCGAGGTGATCGCGGGCATGAACCTGCCCATGCTGATTCGCCTGGGGTCGGCGCGCAAGGCGATGCAGGTCGTCGATGCCGTCGCCGCCGCGCGTGAGGCGGGACGCAAATATATCTCGGTCGCCTCCGAGGTGCTGGGCGAGGCCGCCGCATGA
- a CDS encoding HPr family phosphocarrier protein produces the protein MTEQSRSVLITNRRGLHARASAKFVTLASTQPCEVRVGKDGSMVTGTSIMGLMMLGAAMGDTITISATGDGAGETVEALAALVEAKFGED, from the coding sequence ATGACCGAGCAGAGCCGCTCCGTCCTCATCACCAACCGGCGTGGCCTTCACGCCCGCGCCAGCGCCAAGTTCGTCACCCTCGCCTCGACCCAGCCCTGCGAGGTGCGCGTGGGCAAGGACGGCAGCATGGTGACGGGCACCTCGATCATGGGCCTGATGATGCTGGGCGCCGCGATGGGCGACACGATCACGATCAGCGCGACCGGCGACGGCGCGGGCGAGACGGTCGAGGCGCTGGCCGCGCTGGTGGAAGCGAAGTTCGGCGAAGACTGA
- a CDS encoding RNA methyltransferase, with the protein MPREITAYSNPLIKWVRDLRDKRHRKQARQFLAEGLRILTEARETGRVPTLLFYARPSADHPLVRELIRAVERAEGEAIETTPDILSKLSGKDNPQAVVGVFEELGTTLDALDRSSAGIWLVAERLRDPGNLGTILRTGDAVGAGGLILIGECVDPFSVEAVRASMGALFTVPIVKTEWQPFLDWLRQGPGQLVGLSLDTDTDYRSARYAAPTFLLTGNEAQGMPADYAAACDQLVKIPMLGKADSLNAAVATAVMAYEVLAQQGGASAG; encoded by the coding sequence ATGCCCCGTGAAATTACCGCTTATTCCAACCCGCTGATCAAGTGGGTCCGCGACCTGCGCGACAAGCGCCACCGCAAACAGGCGCGCCAGTTCCTCGCCGAGGGCCTGCGCATCCTGACCGAAGCACGCGAGACGGGTCGGGTGCCGACCCTGCTATTCTATGCCCGCCCCTCGGCCGACCATCCGCTGGTCCGCGAGCTGATCCGCGCGGTCGAACGCGCAGAGGGCGAGGCGATCGAGACGACGCCCGACATCCTGTCCAAGCTGTCGGGCAAGGACAATCCGCAGGCCGTGGTCGGCGTGTTCGAGGAACTGGGCACGACGCTGGACGCGCTCGACCGATCCTCGGCGGGCATCTGGCTGGTGGCGGAGCGGCTGCGCGATCCGGGCAATCTGGGGACGATCCTGCGCACCGGCGATGCGGTCGGCGCTGGCGGGTTGATCCTGATCGGCGAATGCGTCGATCCCTTTTCGGTCGAGGCGGTGCGCGCCAGCATGGGGGCGCTGTTCACCGTGCCCATCGTGAAGACCGAGTGGCAGCCCTTTCTCGACTGGCTGCGGCAGGGGCCGGGCCAGCTGGTCGGCCTCAGCCTCGACACCGATACGGACTATCGGTCCGCCCGCTATGCCGCGCCGACCTTCCTGCTGACCGGTAACGAAGCACAGGGGATGCCCGCCGACTATGCGGCGGCGTGCGACCAGCTGGTCAAGATCCCGATGCTGGGCAAGGCCGACAGCCTGAACGCGGCGGTGGCGACGGCGGTGATGGCCTATGAGGTGCTGGCCCAGCAGGGTGGTGCGTCGGCGGGCTGA
- the rmuC gene encoding DNA recombination protein RmuC, whose translation MPELIAVALLALLLGGLAGWLAARRKADGLAGELATARARAAEVDPLRAARDAAERDKSDALQALAELRGRAADLDMIRAARDAVEAERNAALRELAELRARSQEREAAHAQALEALGQAREQINSQFGEAAARALEVAQRQFLERAEARFRQSEEASGQTLKALLDPVHQRLQRYEEGVRKVEDERRDAFGELKGQIEAMRIGQERVSGEAAKLVNALRNAPKARGRWGEQQLRNVLESCGLSEHADFQTEVSVADGEGGRLRPDAIVRVPGGKALVIDAKVSLNDYQDAFGAVDEVERLAGLSRHAAAMRAHVNGLGNKSYWNQFDDAPDYVIMFVPGEHFLSAALEHDPTLWDFAFDKRVLLATPTNLIAIARTVAAVWRQEKLAQEARQIGALGKELYARLAVMGGHVSKLGKNLDTAMTAYNAFVGSLESQVLTSARRFEALNIDTGGKSIDQPPIGEQAARPLTKLMPVAELAGEGAEISG comes from the coding sequence ATGCCCGAATTGATTGCCGTCGCGCTGCTGGCGCTGTTGCTGGGCGGATTGGCCGGATGGCTGGCGGCCCGGCGCAAGGCCGACGGGCTGGCGGGGGAGCTGGCCACGGCCAGGGCGCGCGCGGCCGAGGTCGATCCCTTGCGCGCCGCCCGCGACGCCGCCGAGCGTGACAAGAGCGACGCGCTCCAGGCGCTGGCGGAGTTGCGCGGGCGTGCCGCCGATCTCGACATGATCCGCGCCGCGCGCGACGCCGTGGAGGCCGAGCGCAATGCGGCCCTGCGCGAACTGGCCGAGTTGCGCGCCCGGTCGCAGGAGCGCGAGGCGGCGCATGCCCAGGCGCTGGAAGCGCTGGGCCAGGCACGCGAGCAGATCAACAGCCAGTTCGGCGAGGCGGCGGCGCGTGCGCTCGAAGTCGCGCAGCGCCAATTCCTGGAACGCGCCGAGGCGCGCTTCCGCCAGTCGGAGGAAGCCTCGGGCCAGACGCTCAAGGCCTTGCTCGATCCCGTCCACCAGCGACTGCAACGCTATGAAGAGGGCGTGCGCAAGGTCGAAGACGAGCGCCGCGATGCCTTTGGCGAACTCAAGGGCCAGATCGAGGCGATGCGCATCGGCCAGGAGCGCGTGTCGGGCGAGGCCGCCAAGCTGGTCAACGCGCTGCGCAACGCCCCCAAGGCGCGGGGCCGCTGGGGCGAGCAGCAGCTGCGCAACGTGCTCGAAAGCTGCGGCCTGTCCGAACATGCCGATTTCCAGACCGAGGTCAGCGTCGCGGACGGCGAGGGCGGGCGGCTGCGCCCCGATGCGATCGTGCGCGTGCCCGGCGGCAAGGCGCTGGTCATCGACGCCAAGGTGTCGCTCAACGACTATCAAGACGCGTTCGGCGCGGTCGACGAGGTCGAGCGCTTGGCGGGCCTGTCACGCCATGCCGCCGCGATGCGCGCGCATGTCAACGGGTTGGGCAATAAGAGCTATTGGAACCAGTTCGACGACGCCCCCGACTACGTCATCATGTTCGTGCCGGGCGAGCATTTCCTGTCGGCGGCGCTGGAACATGACCCGACGCTGTGGGACTTCGCCTTCGACAAGCGGGTGCTGTTGGCGACGCCGACGAACCTGATCGCGATCGCGCGGACGGTGGCTGCGGTGTGGCGGCAGGAAAAGCTGGCGCAGGAAGCGCGGCAGATCGGCGCGCTGGGCAAGGAGCTCTACGCGCGCCTGGCCGTGATGGGTGGGCATGTGTCGAAGCTGGGCAAGAATCTCGACACCGCGATGACCGCCTATAACGCCTTTGTCGGCAGCCTGGAGAGCCAGGTCCTGACCAGCGCCCGCCGGTTCGAGGCGCTGAATATCGACACGGGGGGCAAGAGCATCGACCAGCCCCCCATCGGCGAACAGGCCGCGCGACCGCTGACGAAGTTGATGCCGGTCGCGGAACTTGCGGGCGAGGGGGCGGAGATTTCCGGCTAG
- the def gene encoding peptide deformylase translates to MAILPIVEVPDPRLRLVSKPVEVVDDGVRQLVTDMIDTMYDAHGIGLAAIQVGVDKRVLVIDLQEEEDEEGKPVKNPRAYINPEILSVSDELSSYNEGCLSIPEQYAEVKRPARCQVKWLDEKGEAHEAELDGLLATCMQHEIDHLNGVLFIDHVSRLKRDMLMRKLNKMRKG, encoded by the coding sequence ATGGCCATTCTTCCGATCGTCGAAGTTCCCGACCCCCGTCTGCGTCTCGTCTCCAAGCCGGTGGAGGTGGTGGATGACGGCGTGCGCCAGCTCGTCACCGACATGATCGACACGATGTACGACGCGCACGGCATCGGCCTGGCGGCGATCCAGGTCGGCGTCGACAAGCGCGTGCTGGTCATCGACCTTCAGGAAGAAGAGGATGAAGAGGGCAAGCCGGTCAAGAACCCGCGCGCCTATATCAATCCCGAGATCCTGTCGGTCAGCGACGAACTGTCCAGCTATAATGAGGGCTGCCTGTCGATCCCCGAGCAATATGCCGAGGTGAAGCGGCCCGCACGCTGTCAGGTGAAGTGGCTGGACGAAAAGGGCGAGGCGCATGAGGCCGAACTCGACGGACTGCTCGCCACCTGCATGCAGCATGAGATCGACCATCTGAACGGCGTGCTGTTCATCGACCATGTCAGCCGGTTGAAGCGCGACATGCTGATGCGCAAGCTGAACAAGATGCGCAAGGGCTGA
- the recR gene encoding recombination mediator RecR, translating to MASPEIEALTQALARIPGLGPRSARRAVLHLLKKREAALAPLLSALAAVEERLETCSTCGNIDTANPCAICADPRRDAGALCVVEEVADLWALERSRLFPGRFHVLGGRLSALEGVRPEDLAIDALVRRIEGGGIDEVVLAMNATLEGQTTAHYIAERIERFPVRVTQLAHGLPVGGELDYLDEGTLAQALRARRPVV from the coding sequence ATGGCATCCCCCGAGATCGAGGCGCTGACCCAGGCGCTGGCGCGCATCCCCGGCCTTGGCCCCCGTTCGGCGCGGCGCGCGGTCCTGCATCTGCTCAAGAAGCGCGAAGCGGCGCTGGCCCCGTTGCTGTCGGCGCTGGCGGCGGTCGAGGAGCGGCTGGAGACTTGTTCGACCTGCGGCAATATCGACACCGCGAACCCGTGCGCGATCTGTGCCGATCCCAGGCGCGACGCGGGCGCGCTCTGCGTGGTCGAGGAGGTCGCGGACCTGTGGGCGCTGGAGCGGTCGCGGCTGTTTCCGGGGCGCTTCCATGTGCTGGGCGGCCGCTTGTCCGCGCTGGAGGGCGTGCGGCCCGAAGACCTGGCGATCGACGCGCTCGTCCGCCGGATCGAGGGCGGCGGCATCGACGAGGTGGTGCTGGCGATGAACGCCACGCTGGAGGGGCAGACGACCGCGCATTACATCGCCGAGCGGATCGAGCGTTTTCCGGTCCGCGTAACCCAGCTGGCGCATGGCCTGCCGGTGGGCGGCGAGCTGGACTATCTTGACGAAGGGACGCTGGCCCAGGCCCTGCGTGCGCGCCGGCCGGTGGTCTGA
- the fmt gene encoding methionyl-tRNA formyltransferase: MRIIFMGTPGFAVPVLEALAQAGHDIVASYSQPPRPGGRRGRQLVASPVQQAAEALGIPVFTPVSLRGEEEQARFAAHDADVAVVAAYGLILPRPILAAPRLGCLNVHGSLLPRWRGAAPIQRAILAGDAVTGVGIMQMEAGLDTGPVKLEDSTPIGRKTTGELTDELAAMGARLMVRVLEDPDRYPARTQPEEGVTYAAKIDKAETRIDFTRSAVEVERQVRAFNPAPGAWFEVAGERVKLLAAEPVEAEGAPGEVLDDALTIACGEGALRAVSVQRAGRGVSSADELLRGFAIPAGTRL; the protein is encoded by the coding sequence ATGCGGATCATCTTCATGGGCACGCCGGGCTTTGCCGTCCCGGTCCTGGAAGCCCTGGCGCAGGCCGGGCATGACATCGTCGCCAGCTATAGCCAGCCGCCCCGCCCCGGCGGGCGGCGCGGGCGGCAACTGGTCGCCTCGCCGGTGCAGCAGGCGGCCGAAGCGCTGGGCATCCCCGTCTTCACCCCCGTCTCGCTGCGCGGCGAGGAGGAACAGGCGCGGTTCGCGGCGCATGATGCCGATGTCGCGGTGGTCGCGGCCTATGGCCTGATCCTGCCCAGGCCGATCCTGGCTGCGCCGCGCCTCGGCTGCCTGAACGTCCATGGCTCGCTGCTGCCCCGGTGGCGCGGCGCCGCGCCGATCCAGCGGGCGATCCTGGCGGGGGATGCGGTGACCGGCGTCGGCATCATGCAGATGGAGGCGGGGCTCGACACCGGCCCGGTCAAGCTGGAGGACTCCACCCCGATCGGACGCAAGACGACGGGCGAGCTGACCGACGAGCTGGCGGCGATGGGCGCGCGGCTGATGGTCCGGGTACTGGAAGACCCCGATCGCTATCCGGCGCGGACGCAGCCCGAGGAGGGCGTCACCTATGCCGCCAAGATCGACAAGGCCGAGACGCGGATCGACTTCACCCGCTCCGCCGTCGAGGTCGAGCGGCAGGTCCGTGCGTTCAACCCGGCACCCGGCGCCTGGTTCGAGGTCGCGGGGGAGCGGGTGAAGCTGCTCGCCGCCGAGCCGGTCGAGGCCGAAGGGGCCCCTGGCGAGGTGTTGGACGATGCGCTGACCATCGCGTGCGGCGAGGGCGCGCTGCGCGCCGTCTCGGTCCAGCGCGCCGGGCGTGGCGTGTCGAGCGCGGATGAACTGCTGCGCGGCTTTGCGATCCCGGCGGGAACCCGGCTTTGA